A region from the Rosa rugosa chromosome 6, drRosRugo1.1, whole genome shotgun sequence genome encodes:
- the LOC133717118 gene encoding uncharacterized protein LOC133717118, protein MPPLTPTRFSFPLTSPLLHLLLPSTTTMSFSSSSPSPSSLSNPKQPDPQLDQNLSQVLTYHNDTKHHFTRYARSPRGLDWANQPNPFRRYLSAPLLPLLHPTPPDDHPSPLYSSLFTSLPPPKPISKSTISQLLYDSLALSAWKTTGFSTWSLRVNPSSGNLHPTEAYIISPPIHSLSDSGFVAHYAPKEHALELRAQIPTWVFADLLPKDSFLVGLSSIFWREAWKYGERAFRYCNHDVGHAIAAVAVAAAELGWDVKILDGLGYEDLEKLMGVEMLPHFEIPARAVKGRLPEMEFEHPDCVLVVFPSGGGGFEVDYEKLSLAISEFSKLEWKGKPNVLSKEHICWDVIYRTAEAVKKERDLGGRFSVEAFRSSGSCSEGSYKGLTVREVVRKRRSAVDMDGVTAMERETFYQILLHCLPSGSGGKQKRQLALPFRALSWDAEVHAALFVHRVKGLPEGLYFLVRNEDHFDELKKSMRSDFKWVKPQGCPEGLPLYELHRTDCRAIAEKLSCHQEIASHGCFSLGMVASFEPLLQDKNVWMYPRLFWETGVLGQVLYLEAHAIGISATGIGCYFDDPVHELLGLKGSNFQSLYHFTVGGPVIDKRIMSLPAYPGPSVDA, encoded by the exons ATGCCACCTCTCACTCCCACAAGGTTCTCCTTCCCTCTAACCTCTCCActcctccacctcctcctcccctccaccaccaccatgtccttctcttcctcttctccttccCCTTCTTCACTCTCCAACCCCAAACAACCCGACCCGCAACTCGACCAAAACCTCTCGCAGGTCCTCACGTACCACAACGACACCAAGCACCACTTCACCCGCTACGCCAGAAGCCCTCGTGGCCTCGACTGGGCCAACCAGCCCAACCCATTCCGCCGCTACCTCTCCGCGCCTCTCCTCCCTCTCCTCCACCCCACACCACCCGACGACCACCCCTCCCCTCTCTACTCCTCCCTCTTCACCTCACTCCCTCCCCCAAAACCCATCTCCAAATCCACCATTTCCCAACTCCTCTACGACTCTCTAGCTCTCTCCGCTTGGAAAACCACCGGCTTCTCCACCTGGTCCCTCAGAGTCAATCCCAGCAGCGGTAATCTACACCCCACCGAGGCTTATATAATCTCCCCGCCGATCCATTCCCTCTCCGATTCCGGCTTCGTGGCCCATTACGCTCCCAAAGAGCACGCATTGGAGCTCCGGGCCCAAATCCCAACGTGGGTCTTCGCCGATTTGCTTCCCAAAGACTCGTTCTTGGTCGGACTATCGTCGATTTTTTGGCGGGAAGCTTGGAAGTACGGAGAGCGGGCTTTCCGGTATTGTAACCACGACGTGGGTCATGCTATTGCGGCGGTtgcggtggcggcggcggagCTGGGTTGGGATGTGAAGATACTTGATGGGTTGGGGTATGAGGATTTGGAGAAGCTTATGGGGGTTGAGATGTTGCCACATTTCGAAATTCCGGCCCGGGCTGTGAAGGGGAGGCTTCCCGAGATGGAATTCGAGCACCCGGATTGTGTTCTGGTGGTTTTTCCTAGTGGAGGTGGTGGGTTTGAGGTGGATTATGAGAAGTTGAGTTTGGCGATTTCGGAGTTTTCGAAGTTGGAGTGGAAGGGGAAGCCGAATGTGCTTAGTAAAGAGCATATATGTTGGGATGTGATTTATAGAACGGCGGAGGCTGTGAAGAAAGAGAGGGATTTAGGAGGTAGGTTTTCGGTTGAGGCGTTTCGGAGTAGTGGGAGTTGTAGTGAGGGTTCGTATAAGGGTTTAACGGTTAGGGAGGTTGTTAGGAAGCGGAGGAGTGCTGTGGATATGGATGGAGTTACTGCGATGGAGAGAGAGACGTTTTATCAGATTCTTTTGCATTGTCTTCCTTCTGGAAGTGGAGGGAAGCAGAAGCGGCAGCTGGCGTTGCCATTTCGGGCTCTTTCGTGGGATGCTGAGGTCCATGCTGCTTTGTTTGTTCATAGGGTGAAGGGACTGCCGGAGGGATTGTATTTCTTGGTGAGGAATGAGGATCATTTTGATGAGCTCAAGAAATCTATGAGGTCTGACTTTAAGTGGGTGAAACCTCAGGGTTGCCCGGAAGGTCTTCCTCTGTATGAACTGCATAGAACTGATTGTCGGGCTATTGCTGAAAAGCTCTCATGCCATCAG GAAATTGCCAGTCATGGCTGCTTTAGCCTTGGCATGGTGGCTTCGTTTGAGCCTCTATTGCAGGACAAAAATGTGTGGATGTATCCTCGATTATTTTGGGAGACTGGAGTTCTCGGTCAAGTGTTGTACCTTGAAGCACATGCAATTGGCATTTCTGCAACAGGAATTGGTTGCTATTTTGATGATCCTG TGCATGAATTGCTCGGGTTGAAAGGATCAAACTTCCAGAGTCTGTATCATTTCACAGTGGGAGGCCCAGTGATTGACAAGCGGATTATGAGCCTACCGGCATATCCTGGCCCTAGTGTTGATGCCTGA